In a genomic window of Polycladomyces abyssicola:
- a CDS encoding anti-sigma factor domain-containing protein: MRKGIVMEVGSRDWVVMTSDGEFLHVPKQHHHAQPGDEVIVPDPHMNPVWRWGSIAFAVAAFIAGIVLLLPWMIPSDTKAETYVYIDMNPSLELGINGQQEVVMVRPLNQPARQLMRGMDWQRQNIREFVVSFLERARDRGYIRGKEGIVLSGVSDKGSVKPLLEQIRREIRHQPHLATALNVYTLPLPKELREKAEGTGLSLGKYALWLLAKREGAPISTTVVANASISQLMSQLKTVEPVLTDPPPEKQWENWLQEPSPATQPGDQAPQDSGNTDEPPAQSEENPAPAVTEPSPSDGTATDSPQTSDVENPSNSASDNGQTTAPESDSETSPPNQNPSDDQGSQESSGGDGGQDQKYPEPQSTNPPDDSANDTGQDEGTHTNQTEGAPSSSVEPQFLSAMGFVAPLPLS; this comes from the coding sequence CCCGATCCCCATATGAATCCGGTCTGGAGATGGGGTTCCATCGCCTTTGCTGTGGCGGCCTTCATTGCCGGTATTGTCCTGTTATTGCCGTGGATGATCCCTTCGGACACGAAAGCGGAAACGTACGTATACATCGACATGAATCCCAGTCTGGAGCTTGGCATCAACGGTCAGCAGGAAGTGGTTATGGTACGGCCGCTCAATCAGCCTGCCCGACAGCTGATGCGAGGGATGGATTGGCAACGACAAAATATCCGGGAGTTTGTAGTCTCGTTTCTCGAACGGGCGCGTGATCGGGGATATATCCGGGGTAAAGAAGGGATCGTGTTGTCTGGTGTCTCTGACAAAGGATCAGTGAAACCTCTGTTGGAGCAGATTCGTCGGGAGATCCGACACCAGCCTCATCTGGCCACCGCATTGAATGTGTACACTTTGCCGTTGCCCAAGGAACTACGCGAAAAAGCGGAAGGCACCGGGTTGTCGCTCGGCAAATACGCTCTCTGGTTGTTGGCAAAGCGGGAAGGGGCTCCCATCTCGACGACTGTCGTGGCCAATGCATCGATCTCCCAGTTGATGAGTCAGCTGAAAACGGTGGAACCGGTGTTGACAGATCCACCGCCGGAGAAACAATGGGAGAATTGGCTGCAGGAACCGTCCCCGGCTACACAACCGGGTGATCAGGCTCCTCAAGATTCGGGCAACACCGACGAACCACCTGCACAGTCGGAGGAAAATCCGGCCCCTGCGGTGACGGAACCATCCCCTTCGGATGGAACGGCTACCGATTCACCACAGACATCAGATGTGGAAAACCCGTCCAACAGTGCATCGGACAATGGACAAACCACGGCTCCCGAGAGCGACTCGGAAACGTCACCGCCAAACCAAAACCCGTCGGATGACCAGGGAAGTCAAGAGAGCAGCGGCGGTGACGGAGGTCAGGATCAGAAATATCCGGAGCCGCAATCGACGAATCCGCCCGACGACTCCGCAAATGATACGGGTCAGGATGAAGGGACGCACACCAACCAGACGGAGGGGGCACCGTCTTCCTCCGTCGAACCCCAGTTCTTATCGGCTATGGGCTTTGTCGCTCCGCTCCCGCTCTCTTAG
- a CDS encoding AbrB/MazE/SpoVT family DNA-binding domain-containing protein has product MNGIGIVRKVDHLGRIVLPKELRDMMNIQPHDGVEIFVNDDCIVLQKYNPSCVFCGGMEKLLYFKGKILCESCLEETRKYVS; this is encoded by the coding sequence ATGAATGGGATTGGCATCGTACGCAAAGTGGATCATCTCGGACGGATTGTGTTGCCCAAAGAGCTGCGGGACATGATGAACATTCAACCGCATGACGGTGTGGAGATTTTTGTCAACGACGACTGCATCGTCCTGCAAAAATACAACCCTTCCTGCGTATTTTGCGGCGGAATGGAAAAACTGTTGTATTTCAAAGGCAAAATCTTGTGCGAATCTTGTCTTGAAGAAACGAGAAAATACGTCTCCTGA
- a CDS encoding enoyl-CoA hydratase-related protein — protein MGNRNDRYIVASIRENVGWIRLNRPEVLNALNLQLISELVAVLTEMDRDENVRCMVITGNEKAFAAGADIPEMAEASSVEMLIQDQLAEWDRLRKLTKPLIAAVSGYALGGGCELAMACDLIVASETAVFGQPEILLGVIPGAGGTQRLTRAVGKVRAMEMVLTGRSMTAREALQVGLINRVVPPELLEAEAMNLAKKIAQQPPVAVRLAKQAVLKAMDMTLENGLDYEQKLFYFLFSTEDQKEGMRAFVEKRKPRFQGK, from the coding sequence GTGGGAAATCGCAATGATCGTTACATTGTCGCTTCGATTCGGGAAAACGTGGGCTGGATCCGGTTGAACCGGCCGGAAGTATTGAACGCGTTAAATCTGCAGTTGATTTCGGAATTGGTGGCTGTCTTGACGGAAATGGACCGGGACGAAAACGTCCGTTGTATGGTCATTACCGGTAATGAGAAAGCATTCGCCGCCGGGGCGGATATCCCGGAGATGGCGGAAGCTTCGTCTGTGGAGATGCTCATTCAGGATCAGCTTGCTGAATGGGATCGCCTCCGGAAGTTAACTAAACCGTTGATCGCGGCGGTCAGTGGGTATGCGTTGGGAGGCGGTTGCGAATTGGCCATGGCTTGCGATTTGATCGTTGCTTCCGAGACGGCTGTGTTCGGTCAACCGGAAATCCTGCTCGGCGTTATACCGGGAGCTGGCGGCACCCAGCGGTTGACACGTGCCGTCGGGAAGGTGCGGGCGATGGAAATGGTATTGACCGGCCGATCGATGACCGCAAGGGAAGCACTTCAGGTCGGGCTGATCAACCGGGTGGTGCCGCCCGAGCTGTTGGAAGCGGAAGCGATGAATCTTGCCAAAAAGATCGCTCAACAACCACCGGTTGCTGTTCGGTTGGCCAAGCAAGCGGTACTCAAGGCGATGGACATGACCTTGGAAAATGGACTGGATTACGAGCAAAAGCTGTTTTATTTCCTGTTTTCCACTGAAGATCAAAAAGAGGGCATGCGTGCATTTGTCGAGAAACGGAAACCGCGGTTTCAGGGCAAATAG
- a CDS encoding enoyl-CoA hydratase-related protein, producing MPETVQFTKESGVGLITLNRPEVYNAFNQQMGDELVQVLKEAAKDAEVRAVLLTGSGKAFCSGQDLRDRSDANLQTMSLGNSVRTRYNPIIRAIVQMEKPVIASVNGVAAGAGCSLALACDLRIISDRAKFIVAFSRIGLAPDSGASYFLPRLIGFGRAMEIALTGRDVEAQEAVQVGLADRIVPHDQLEEEAFRWARQLAQGPTKAYSLTKRALFYGMEHSWEEALEYEAQMQEIAGKTEDFREGVMAFAEKRKPQFRGK from the coding sequence ATGCCGGAAACGGTGCAATTTACGAAGGAATCGGGCGTGGGGCTCATCACACTCAATCGCCCGGAAGTGTATAACGCATTCAACCAGCAGATGGGTGACGAATTGGTGCAAGTACTCAAGGAAGCCGCAAAGGATGCCGAAGTGCGTGCGGTGTTGTTGACCGGTTCGGGCAAGGCGTTTTGTTCCGGTCAGGATCTGCGTGATCGAAGTGATGCCAACCTGCAAACAATGTCGCTCGGCAACAGTGTGCGGACACGGTACAATCCGATCATTCGCGCCATCGTGCAGATGGAAAAACCGGTCATCGCTTCGGTGAACGGAGTGGCAGCCGGTGCGGGTTGCAGCCTTGCTTTGGCCTGCGATTTGCGCATCATCTCCGACAGGGCCAAATTCATCGTGGCGTTTTCGCGGATCGGCTTGGCTCCGGACAGTGGTGCCAGCTATTTCCTTCCACGGCTGATCGGTTTCGGCAGGGCAATGGAGATCGCACTGACCGGCCGCGATGTGGAGGCGCAGGAGGCCGTACAGGTCGGGCTGGCAGACCGGATCGTGCCTCACGATCAGTTGGAGGAAGAGGCTTTCCGGTGGGCAAGACAGCTCGCGCAGGGACCGACCAAGGCGTACAGCCTGACCAAACGGGCGCTGTTTTACGGGATGGAACATTCATGGGAGGAAGCACTGGAATACGAAGCGCAGATGCAGGAAATCGCGGGGAAAACGGAGGATTTTCGTGAGGGTGTGATGGCATTCGCGGAAAAGAGAAAGCCCCAGTTCCGCGGAAAATGA